The nucleotide window TCAGCACCTTGGGCAAGAATCCCTTATACAAAGCAGCGaatccttcctccttcatgACAGTTCCGACGGCAGGCCAAGCCCAGTTGTACTTGGGCACTTGGCCGGGAACCTTGGAGGTGTTTTGAATACGGGACTTGACGACGTCCATGGGCGTGTTGAGAATCGTACCGGCCGTACCACCGATCGTACCCGCGATCAAATCATTGCGTGTCTGCTGGCTCTTGTTGCCCGGCTCGACGGCAGGGAGCTGCGCGCGCACCTGGAAGATACAGCCGAAGTAACCCGAGTTCCAGAGAATGTGGCGCCACAGGGTGGATTCCAGACCGTTGTACATAGCGAGGGGTCCCTCCGCGGcgacgatcttcttcacGACGTCCAGCATGCCGTTGTATTTACCGGCCGAGGCGCGGTCCTGCAGACGGATCTTGACCAGCTCGAAGGGCACGACGACGAACGACTCGGTCGCTCCCGCCGTCGCTCCGGTCAGGATCGCCAGTGACTGTGTTTGCTTCTCGGCGCCGAACAGGTTGCGGTAGAAGGCGCCCCAGCTGTCGTTGGCGGCGAACTTGGTCGCGCGCTTGGGCGCTTCCATCAGGATGGGGGCGGAGATACCGCGGTACAGGCGGGAGAAGCTGTTATGGGGAGAGGTGGGTTAGTTCTGGTtgtgagggggtggttgggggaAGGGAGTTGGTTGGCGTACCCCTCGTTCTTGACGATCTTGCGCAGGCAGTCGAACATGCCATTGTAGTATTCCTCACCGGCGACCGCGGTACCCTTCTGGAGTTGACTGAGGGTGGGATAGATTAGTGGGTGGTTGCAATTGGGGAGAGATAAGAGAGGTAGAGCTTACACTCGAGTCTTGACCACGTCCAAGGGGTAcctggggggaagggaattAGTACTGGCTGCTTGGAGTACGTCGATTGAGGGTGGGAAATGCGCACATAACCAGAATCTATGGCAGAGTTAGTCGCGTGCTCCGGTGAACTGGCAGCGGGATCACACCATACGTACCTCGGACACACCGGCGACGGCACCGGCAATGAATTGGTAGCCGAAGGGCAAGGGCTTCTGGGTGTCGTTGTTCGACATGGTGATGAATTGGCCAAAAGTAGGCGTGCAGACGAAACAACAGACGGGGAAGACGAGtcgggagaggggaagaaaagaagaagaaagagggaagaagtgaTGGAGAATGAGATTATCGAGGGAGGAGGCCGCAGTCGGAGAGGGTCGGGGACTCACCGGGACGTCGCCCGATCGGGTAAAATGCCGCCCCACGTGCCGCCCCACGGGGCTTTTTGACGCTTACTTATACCTGCCACCGCATTCATCGCTTTCGTTATCacattgtcattgtcattgtcattaTCATTTCGCTATGCATGCTCTCATGTGATCTACGTATCGAATCATTTCTATCATAACGCCAGGGCCACCATCATACCCATGCCCATCACCCCCCACTGCTGCCGCAATTGATCACTCCCACTAGTGGCCTGCTCCTTGGCCACGGTCTCCGTCGCCGTTGACACTGCCGTACAGCTGGCCCCGCACTGGTATCCCGACGGACAACAACCTCCCCCGACGGATTGGGCGCAGCTGAACCAGCCAGTTGCGCATCGCCCGGGCGTgcttgttgtggttgtggatgcCGTCGTCGTGGCCACAGGGACTACAATTGTTACTCCGTCGCTAGTGAGGGTCGTCGAGGGCGTTGCCGGGCAGGACGTCGTGTCACAATCGCGGCCAGTTCGGCAGCATCCTCCATGATAGACGGCAGAGCAGGCGTAGAACCCGGTTGGACAGACCGATGCCGTACTGGTAGTTGTGGTTGTCTTGGAGTTCGTGGAGGTAGATACAGTGGTAGGTCGAGACGGAGGCACCAGATCACCCGTGGTTTGCGTCGCAGTGGTTTTAGGGATGGTGTGTGTGGATGTCGATAGCATGACGGTTGAGCTTACCGTGATCGTGATTGTGAAGACACGCATACCTGAGCTGTTAGCCACAATGGCGATATAGAGTAGGGGGATCCTCAGTTGATGCAGGTTACTTACATCCCCCGGTGACACATTCGTACCCTGGGATacagcatccaccacccaGAGACGACGAACAGCTAGAGTATCCGTCCTGGCACGATCCAATTGTTCCCGAGCACGTCTCTCCTTTCGGACAACAGCCTACGTCACCAGATCCTGTGTCGTTGACCAGAACGCACGTGTCGCTTGTACTGCAGCAGCTTTCGGGCCGATCTATCGATGAGCATCCGTAGGTGCCGGAAGGACATTTGAATTCTCGCCGAAGAAGCGGTGAGAAATGTTCACTCCACCCGCGCCGTTCGACCTCAAGGTCGCTCGGGTAGGAGGGTCGAAAGGGATACGAGCGAGGTTGAAGGTCGACCTTCTCGGTTGTGTCGAGACCATAAGGCTGTGCTTGCGATGAAGAATCACTGACGTTTGATGTGTTGCTTGTTGTATAGGCTTCGTCGAACAGCCAGTAGTCGAGGAAGAATTTCTCGCCCTCATCGTCGGTCATCTTATGGACTCCGCGAACAGGCTTCTGAGATAGGTATGACTCGATAAGAGCATTGTGCTGGACGAT belongs to Aspergillus luchuensis IFO 4308 DNA, chromosome 3, nearly complete sequence and includes:
- a CDS encoding putative mitochondrial 2-oxodicarboxylate carrier protein (COG:C;~EggNog:ENOG410PGWQ;~InterPro:IPR018108,IPR023395,IPR002067;~TransMembrane:1 (o225-243i);~go_process: GO:0055085 - transmembrane transport [Evidence IEA]), whose translation is MFDCLRKIVKNEGFSRLYRGISAPILMEAPKRATKFAANDSWGAFYRNLFGAEKQTQSLAILTGATAGATESFVVVPFELVKIRLQDRASAGKYNGMLDVVKKIVAAEGPLAMYNGLESTLWRHILWNSGYFGCIFQVRAQLPAVEPGNKSQQTRNDLIAGTIGGTAGTILNTPMDVVKSRIQNTSKVPGQVPKYNWAWPAVGTVMKEEGFAALYKGFLPKVLRLGPGGGILLVVFTGVMDFFRNMRGE
- a CDS encoding putative GPI anchored protein (COG:S;~EggNog:ENOG410PP9T;~SECRETED:SignalP(1-21)), which codes for MLSIPLLACILGPSIAGQALASNVSIPNDSQDTDSIVQHNALIESYLSQKPVRGVHKMTDDEGEKFFLDYWLFDEAYTTSNTSNVSDSSSQAQPYGLDTTEKVDLQPRSYPFRPSYPSDLEVERRGWSEHFSPLLRREFKCPSGTYGCSSIDRPESCCSTSDTCVLVNDTGSGDVGCCPKGETCSGTIGSCQDGYSSCSSSLGGGCCIPGYECVTGGCMRVFTITITVSSTVMLSTSTHTIPKTTATQTTGDLVPPSRPTTVSTSTNSKTTTTTSTASVCPTGFYACSAVYHGGCCRTGRDCDTTSCPATPSTTLTSDGVTIVVPVATTTASTTTTSTPGRCATGWFSCAQSVGGGCCPSGYQCGASCTAVSTATETVAKEQATSGSDQLRQQWGVMGMGMMVALAL